The genomic stretch CAAATCCAATATCCACAAGCAGGTATTCACCAGTGAAATATGTATATTCAAACAGATAATACAATATGCATTCCACAATGAATGTGAATATGAATATAAACCTTTTGTCCCTGAACAAGTCCCTAAACATTTGAACCATTTGCCTATTTAATTAGCTTTTAATACATATATTTCTATATAATAATAGTTAAAAGTTTAGGTGGAAGAAAAATTTTCTAATATTTAGAAAAAATAGAAAAATTGGGTTAAAACCCAATCAAAGTCCAAATATCCAATCTGAAAACGGAACTGAGAAATATGCCTCAATTGGAGCTGCAATCGCCATGAGTATTGTTGCAAAAATTATAATTGCAACACTTTGAATCAACACCTTCTTATTCTTCTCAAAGGATTGGCGTACTGAGAGTCTTTTTCCGTTGTCTTTGATTGCAATGTTTTTCAAAAATACCCATATGAATTTGAACAGAAGGATTCCGGCTGCTGACTGAAGGATGGTTCCGGTTATTTCAAATATTCCATGGGGAATAAGATATATAATATACTGGAGTCCTCCACCGGCATGCACCGCTTCGAGTACCGGTCCAACTGCACCAAGATTTAATCCATTGTATATGACCTGTACAATTGCAGGAATTGCAAAGAATATTGATCCCAGATAATAGATAAATCCCCCAACTCCATTATGAATGAAAAGATCAAGCGGGCTTAGATCACTAACAACCGGAGAGGGTGTTGCGGCAGACATGTTTTGAATGTTTTGAAATGTTGAACTTGCCGAATCTGAAACAAATAGCC from uncultured Methanobrevibacter sp. encodes the following:
- a CDS encoding stage II sporulation protein M yields the protein MNFITTFKDVLIEALKEHKKMIIILYAVFIILFIGSWLFVSDSASSTFQNIQNMSAATPSPVVSDLSPLDLFIHNGVGGFIYYLGSIFFAIPAIVQVIYNGLNLGAVGPVLEAVHAGGGLQYIIYLIPHGIFEITGTILQSAAGILLFKFIWVFLKNIAIKDNGKRLSVRQSFEKNKKVLIQSVAIIIFATILMAIAAPIEAYFSVPFSDWIFGL